The proteins below are encoded in one region of Vespa velutina chromosome 11, iVesVel2.1, whole genome shotgun sequence:
- the LOC124952881 gene encoding arylphorin subunit alpha-like: protein MLKEVLFLVLTALCLSDAVSIKSHVADMNFVQKQKKIHELLLFVKQNVLTDVEYYNIGRNYKIENNVEMYKEKDVVKEFLHYYKRGMLSRDAIFSPFYEEHLNEMILLFKLFYNAKDFDIFYKTAAWARLSVNSDVFTLAFYVAIFYRPDCKYIMPMLPYEINPNYFFDSNVIQEAQRIKMMHGLTSTGNMNNTDIYVIYSNYTNTFSEENKLDYFTEDFGLNTYYFYFRQIFPFWLNSKEYNIPREYRGIFYLYVHQQLVARYYLERLSNDLGEIEDFNLQKLFYSGFYSSMVFSNGDVIPPYKSYYNVPYYKYQYLKEMDTLEFRFMDAIDSGLVLDSNGKFVNIYTPEGLNILGNLIEGNSDTCNKYYYGMYEILARNVFGTNFDYTYKDKTMPSAMQFYSTSMRDPAFYALFNKINNYVERYKTHMPAYSQSELDFPGIKIESVNMDKLWTYFDYCDATINNAVYFNSFKEGSSLYIKARRYCLNYKPFTYRLSVNSDKDIKVLVKVFLGPAIGQDMSYLSKYYKYFVMLDQFDVLLKQGINNIEHASTEAIYKMSSDKLYKKLQNAVSGSEPFTYYEKVYAFPERLTLPKGKPEGMKFKMFFYLSPYDESKMIHIELPIFGKMTYDGKPFGFPLDRPMYTWKFFTPNMYFKDVYVYNTKDTEKFSNYYSN from the exons ATGTTGAAGGAAGTGCTCTTCTTAGTTCTGACGGCATTATGTCTGTCGGACGCCGTCAGTATTAAAAGTCACGTTGCTGACATGAATTTCGTacaaaagcaaaagaagatcCATGAATTATTGCTTTTTGTGAAACAAAACGTTCTAACCGACGtagaatattacaatattgGACGTAACTATAAAATCGAGAACAATGTGGaaatgtataaagaaaag GATGTCGTCAAAGAGTTCCTTCATTATTACAAACGCGGCATGCTTAGTCGCGATGCCATCTTTTCGCCATTCTACGAAGAGCACCTTAACGAAATGATTCTATTGTTCAAACTCTTCTATAATGCAAAAGATTTCGATATCTTTTATAAGACCGCTGCTTGGGCACGTCTTTCCGTGAATTCCGATGTCTTCACGCTAGCTTTCTACGTTGCCATTTTCTATAGACCCGATTGCAAATATATTATGCCCATGTTACCTTATGAAATAAAtccaaattatttctttgactCGAATGTCATTCAGGAAGCACAGCGCATCAAAATGATGCATG gttTAACTTCTACTGGCAATATGAATAATACGGACATTTACGTAATCTACAGTAACTATACTAACACGTTCtcggaagaaaataaattagactACTTTACGGAAGATTTTGGTTTGAATAcctactatttctatttccgTCAGATCTTCCCATTCTGGTTGAATAGCAAAGAATACAATATTCCTCGGGAATATCGTGGTATTTTCTACTTGTATGTCCACCAGCAACTGGTCGCTCGTTACTACTTGGAACGCTTGTCGAATGACTTGGGTGAGATCGAAGACTTTAACTTACAGAAACTATTTTACTCAGGATTCTATTCTTCTATGGTATTTAGTAACGGTGATGTAATACCCCCTTACAAGTCTTATTACAATGTACCTTATTACAAATACCAATATTTAAAG GAAATGGATACTCTAGAATTTCGTTTTATGGATGCCATTGATTCTGGATTAGTTTTAGACAGCAATGgcaaatttgtaaatatttatactccCGAAGGATTAAATATTCTCGGTAATCTGATCGAAGGTAACTCTGATACCTGTAACAAATATTACTACGGAATGTATGAAATATTGGCAAGAAATGTTTTTGGAACCAACTTCGATTATACATACAAAGACAAGACCATGCCAAGTGCTATGCAATTTTATAGTACTAGCATGAGGGATCCAGCTTTCTATGCtctctttaataaaatcaataattacgtAGAAAG ATACAAGACACATATGCCAGCCTACTCTCAGAGCGAACTCGACTTCCCTGGTATCAAGATTGAATCCGTCAATATGGACAAACTTTGGACTTACTTCGATTACTGTGATGCAACGATTAACAATGCCGTATACTTTAACAGTTTCAAAGAAGGATCATCCCTGTATATCAAGGCTCGTCGTTATTGTCTCAATTACAAACCATTTACTTACCGTCTAAGTGTGAATTCCGACAAAGACATCAAGGTCCTAGTCAAGGTTTTCCTTGGACCTGCCATAGGTCAAGACATGAGTTACCTCAGCAAATACTATAAATACTTCGTAATGTTGGACCAATTCGATGTGTTAC tAAAGCAAGGTATAAATAACATCGAACATGCAAGCACCGAAGCTATTTACAAAATGTCTAGCGATAAACTCTACAAAAAACTTCAGAACGCTGTCAGTGGTAGCGAACCATTTACTTATTATGAAAAAGTTTACGCTTTCCCTGAACGCCTAACTCTTCCTAAGGGTAAACCCGAGGGTATGAAATTCAAGATGTTCTTCTATTTGAGTCCATATGACGAATCGAAAATGATCCACATCGAACTACCTATCTTCGGTAAAATGACTTACGACGGCAAACCATTCGGTTTCCCTCTTGACAGACCAATGTACACCTGGAAATTCTTTACTCCTAATATGTATTTCAAAGACGTTTATGTCTACAATACAAAGGATACCGAAAAGTTCTCTAATTATTACTCTAATTAG